From the genome of Dickeya aquatica, one region includes:
- a CDS encoding NADH-quinone oxidoreductase subunit B family protein, with protein MTQLPDGVDHYQTTPITLDEQAQQLKKTLLKDIKRSAYVYRVDCGGCNGCEIEIFSAITPLFDAERFGIKVVASPRHADILLFTGAVTRAMRTPALRAYESAPDPKICISYGACGCGGGIFHDLYCVWGGSDKIVPIDVYIPGCPPTPAATIYGFAVALGLLEQKLHGKDHQQAEQEKAALIHPSLPLDLRVQVEREARLMAGYRQGREISDSFLRLLENQPLAGFEQRVTSWLDQHNDPRLNEITGHLLHIYHAMLNGETVR; from the coding sequence ATGACCCAACTTCCCGATGGTGTCGATCACTACCAGACCACACCCATCACGCTGGATGAACAGGCACAGCAGCTCAAGAAAACGCTGCTCAAAGACATTAAACGCTCCGCTTACGTCTACCGCGTGGACTGCGGCGGCTGCAACGGCTGTGAAATCGAGATTTTCTCCGCCATTACGCCGCTGTTTGATGCCGAGCGTTTTGGCATCAAAGTGGTGGCCTCACCGCGCCATGCCGATATTTTGCTGTTTACCGGCGCGGTGACGCGCGCCATGCGCACACCGGCGCTGCGCGCGTATGAGTCGGCTCCCGACCCGAAAATTTGTATCTCGTACGGGGCCTGCGGCTGCGGCGGCGGCATCTTCCACGACCTGTATTGCGTGTGGGGCGGCAGCGACAAAATCGTGCCGATTGATGTCTATATTCCCGGCTGCCCGCCAACACCGGCGGCGACCATTTACGGCTTTGCCGTGGCATTAGGGCTTCTTGAGCAAAAACTGCACGGCAAAGATCACCAGCAGGCCGAACAGGAAAAAGCCGCGCTGATCCACCCCTCGCTGCCGCTCGATCTGCGCGTGCAGGTTGAACGCGAAGCCCGCCTGATGGCCGGTTATCGCCAGGGCCGTGAAATCAGCGACAGCTTCCTGCGGCTGCTGGAAAACCAGCCGCTGGCCGGGTTTGAACAGCGGGTCACAAGCTGGCTTGACCAGCACAACGACCCACGCCTGAACGAAATCACCGGCCATTTGTTGCACATTTACCACGCGATGCTAAACGGGGAGACGGTACGATGA
- the hyfH gene encoding hydrogenase 4 subunit H yields MIKLFKTILKAGNSTVKYPFAPLPVPAGFRGRPEYDPQQCIGCAACTMACPANALTMENALESGTRIWQLFLGRCIFCGRCEEVCPTRAIVLSQDFEMAVASKADLYQRATFQLLNCHVCQRPFAPQKEVEYAMALLAHAGVPESEVEARRAQFETCPDCKRKQNMNHRGKVPLSQHLPTPSTQKGDAS; encoded by the coding sequence ATGATCAAATTATTCAAAACCATCCTCAAAGCGGGCAACAGCACCGTGAAATACCCGTTCGCGCCGCTGCCGGTGCCAGCCGGATTTCGCGGCCGCCCCGAGTACGACCCGCAGCAGTGTATCGGCTGTGCCGCCTGTACCATGGCTTGCCCGGCCAATGCGCTGACGATGGAAAACGCGCTGGAAAGCGGCACCCGTATCTGGCAACTGTTCCTTGGCCGCTGCATTTTTTGCGGCCGCTGCGAGGAGGTGTGCCCTACCCGCGCCATTGTGTTGTCGCAGGATTTTGAAATGGCGGTGGCCAGCAAAGCGGATTTGTATCAGCGCGCCACCTTCCAGCTACTTAACTGCCACGTTTGCCAGCGCCCGTTCGCGCCGCAAAAAGAGGTGGAGTACGCCATGGCGCTGCTGGCGCACGCCGGGGTGCCGGAAAGCGAAGTCGAAGCGCGCCGCGCACAGTTTGAAACCTGCCCGGATTGCAAACGTAAACAGAACATGAACCATCGGGGCAAGGTGCCGCTCAGTCAGCACCTGCCGACCCCGAGTACACAGAAAGGGGATGCGTCATGA
- a CDS encoding hydrogenase large subunit has translation MTNSFTATAQPALGAQYVAQVRAQFPTAILEEERQTENQLTITVKLNSLPEVVEYLYYQHGGWLSVLFGNDERSLNGHFAVYYVLSMEQGEKCWVVVKALVNPTVPEFPSVTPRVPAAVWGEREVRDMYGLIPVGLPDERRLVLPDDWPDELYPLRKDAMDYRQRPAPTRDDESYTFVNEATGDTRVVPIGPMHITSDEPGHFRLFVDGEQIIDADYRLFYVHRGMEKLAETRMGYNEVTFLSDRVCGICGFTHSVAYTNSIENALGVVVPPRAHAIRSVLLEVERLHSHLLNIGLSSHFVGFDTGFMQFFRVREKSMQIAEILTGARKTYGLNLIGGIRRDILKDDRLKTIKLIREMREEVTQLTDMLLGTANMGQRTQGIGVLDKQIARDYSPVGPMIRASGFKRDVRVDHPFAAYLDLPMELHHLDAGDVYSRVLVRVREVFTSLAMIEFSLDNLPEGPILNENIHYQPHKFALGFTEAPRGEDIHWSMTGDNQKLFRWRCRAATYANWPVLRFMLRGNTISDAPLIIGSLDPCYSCTDRVTLVDVRKNKITTVPYKEIERYGLERTRSPLK, from the coding sequence GTGACTAATTCATTCACTGCCACTGCCCAGCCTGCGTTAGGCGCGCAATACGTCGCCCAGGTCAGAGCCCAATTCCCGACGGCTATTCTGGAAGAAGAGCGCCAGACCGAAAACCAACTGACGATAACGGTTAAGCTCAATAGCCTGCCGGAAGTGGTGGAGTATTTGTATTATCAGCACGGCGGCTGGCTGTCGGTGCTGTTCGGCAATGACGAACGCTCGCTTAACGGCCATTTCGCCGTCTACTACGTGCTCTCAATGGAGCAAGGCGAGAAGTGCTGGGTGGTGGTCAAAGCGCTGGTGAACCCGACGGTGCCGGAGTTCCCGTCCGTCACGCCGCGCGTGCCTGCCGCTGTATGGGGCGAGCGCGAAGTGCGCGACATGTACGGCTTGATCCCGGTCGGCCTGCCGGATGAACGCCGTCTGGTGTTACCGGATGACTGGCCGGATGAACTCTACCCGCTGCGTAAAGACGCGATGGATTACCGCCAGCGCCCGGCACCGACCCGCGACGATGAATCCTACACCTTCGTCAACGAAGCCACCGGCGACACCCGCGTGGTGCCCATCGGCCCGATGCACATCACCTCCGACGAACCCGGCCATTTCCGGCTGTTTGTTGACGGCGAGCAGATTATCGATGCCGACTACCGGCTGTTTTATGTCCATCGCGGCATGGAAAAACTGGCGGAAACCCGCATGGGTTACAACGAAGTGACCTTCCTGTCTGACCGGGTATGCGGCATTTGCGGCTTTACCCACAGCGTGGCCTACACCAACTCCATCGAGAATGCGCTGGGCGTGGTGGTGCCGCCACGCGCCCATGCCATCCGCAGTGTGCTGCTGGAAGTCGAACGCCTGCACAGCCACCTGCTGAATATCGGCTTATCCAGCCACTTTGTCGGTTTCGACACCGGTTTTATGCAGTTCTTCCGGGTGCGTGAAAAATCGATGCAGATTGCCGAAATCCTGACCGGTGCGCGTAAAACCTACGGCCTGAACCTGATAGGCGGCATTCGTCGTGACATTCTCAAAGATGACCGGCTGAAAACCATCAAGCTTATCCGTGAAATGCGCGAAGAGGTGACACAGCTGACCGATATGCTGCTTGGCACCGCCAATATGGGCCAGCGCACCCAGGGTATCGGCGTGCTGGATAAGCAAATCGCCCGCGATTACAGCCCGGTCGGGCCGATGATCCGCGCCAGCGGCTTTAAGCGCGACGTGCGCGTTGACCACCCGTTCGCCGCCTATCTCGATTTACCGATGGAGCTGCATCACCTCGATGCCGGTGACGTCTATTCGCGCGTGCTGGTGCGGGTGCGCGAAGTGTTTACCTCGCTGGCGATGATTGAGTTTAGCCTCGACAACCTGCCGGAAGGCCCGATCCTCAATGAGAACATTCACTATCAGCCGCACAAATTCGCGCTCGGCTTTACCGAAGCGCCGCGCGGCGAGGACATTCACTGGAGTATGACCGGCGACAACCAGAAGTTGTTCCGCTGGCGCTGCCGTGCCGCCACCTACGCCAACTGGCCGGTGCTGCGCTTTATGCTGCGCGGCAACACCATATCGGACGCGCCGCTGATTATCGGCAGCCTTGACCCCTGCTACTCCTGTACCGACCGCGTCACGCTGGTGGATGTGCGCAAAAACAAGATAACCACCGTGCCGTATAAAGAGATTGAGCGTTACGGGCTGGAACGTACCCGTTCACCGCTGAAATGA